A genomic region of Herbaspirillum sp. DW155 contains the following coding sequences:
- a CDS encoding sulfite exporter TauE/SafE family protein, protein MPSLLSLVDMNATVLAVSLAVFLLAGFVKGVIGLGLPTVAVGLLSLVMPPVQAAALLILPSMVTNGWQLATGGALLTLVRRLWSLLAGIIAGTLAGAGFMGADGGRRAIIGLGLALMLYALAGLAAWTPTVRPRHEPWWSPVVGLLTGLVTAATGVFVIPVVPYLQALGLPRDQLIQALGLSFTVSTIALAVNLGQGGAFSTGVGWASLVVLLPALLGMALGTRVRALVRAATFRRCFFIGLLLLGLHLAWHLPDLFGAGR, encoded by the coding sequence ATGCCCAGCCTGCTTTCCCTTGTCGACATGAATGCCACCGTGCTTGCCGTGAGCCTGGCGGTATTCCTGCTGGCCGGCTTCGTCAAGGGCGTGATCGGCCTGGGCCTGCCGACGGTGGCGGTCGGATTGCTGAGCCTGGTGATGCCGCCGGTGCAGGCGGCGGCGCTGCTGATCCTGCCTTCCATGGTGACCAATGGCTGGCAACTGGCCACCGGCGGTGCCTTGCTGACGCTGGTGCGTCGCCTGTGGAGCCTGCTGGCGGGCATCATCGCCGGGACGCTGGCCGGTGCCGGATTCATGGGCGCCGATGGCGGCCGCCGCGCCATCATCGGGCTGGGCCTGGCGCTGATGCTGTATGCACTCGCGGGCCTGGCGGCGTGGACGCCCACGGTACGGCCTCGTCATGAGCCGTGGTGGTCACCCGTGGTAGGTCTGCTCACGGGGCTGGTCACTGCCGCCACCGGGGTGTTCGTGATCCCGGTGGTGCCTTACCTGCAGGCGCTGGGGTTGCCGCGCGACCAGCTGATCCAGGCGCTGGGGCTGTCCTTCACGGTCTCCACGATCGCCCTGGCGGTCAACCTGGGGCAGGGAGGAGCCTTCAGTACAGGCGTAGGCTGGGCCTCGCTGGTCGTGTTGCTGCCGGCCTTGCTCGGCATGGCGCTGGGCACCCGCGTGCGCGCGCTGGTGCGGGCTGCTACCTTCCGTCGCTGCTTCTTCATCGGCTTGCTGCTGCTGGGGCTGCATCTGGCCTGGCATCTGCCTGATCTGTTCGGGGCGGGCCGATGA